Proteins from a genomic interval of Phlebotomus papatasi isolate M1 chromosome 3, Ppap_2.1, whole genome shotgun sequence:
- the LOC129806088 gene encoding medium-chain acyl-CoA ligase ACSF2, mitochondrial-like: MEVVIRSVRILSRAQKIPKVIRWCHTKSSGLSYIHNVGKYPLVYRTIGQELSRVASEFGDREAYVCVEEGKRFTYGQLKMEADRLAAGFQAIGLARGDRLGIWAPNVAMWPVVMFAAARAGLILVALNPAYEAPEMEYCMQKVGIKALVTSETFRNRHYYEKLLQIVPDLDKFSPGQIHSKKLPFLQSVIINSEKNFPGALRLSDVESLATASQIIQIEDQQKSISPDSGFTILFTSGTTGMPKAALLKHFGIVNNAMDVGRRNELENKKICMQVPFFHVFGISLTIMASLSTQANVVLPSIVYNPDKSLLAIRNEECQVIYGTPTMYVDLVNKQSERMFDLKAEIAVTGGALCSPQLCMEIKDVLGLKKVKSVYGMTEKSGVSFNTLPDDTDDQVLESVGHVQDNIEVKVIDNEGNLVPFGVPGELCVRGYFTMLGYWDDEEKTRETLGKDGWLRTGDQFVLQADGYGKIVGRLKEMIIRGGENIFPKEIENFLATCPQIAEAHIVGVPDERLGEELCAFVRLRAESGSFTENDIKDFCKGKISFHKIPRYIEIVTDFPKTLSGKIQKFKLQQWYMEKHSKDNILREHII; this comes from the exons ATGGAAGTGGTAATACGTTCTGTGAGAATCCTCTCGAGAGCCCAGAAAATTCCTAAAGTAATCCGATGGTGTCATACAAAGTCCAGTGGATTGAGTTACATTCACAATGTGGGGAAGTATCCTCTGGTCTACAGGACAATTGGCCAGGAGTTGAGTCGCGTGGCGAGTGAATTTGGTGATCGTGAGGCTTATGTTTGTGTCGAGGAGGGCAAGAGGTTCACctatggtcagttaaaaatggAAGCAGATCGATTGGCAGCAGGATTTCAAGCCATCGGTCTGGCCAGAGGAGATCGCCTTGGAATCTGGGCACCCAATGTTGCCATGTGGCCAGTTGTGATGTTCGCAGCTGCAAGAGCTGGACTCATCCTTGTGGCCCTCAATCCAGCCTACGAAGCTCCAGAGATGGAGTACTGCATGCAGAAGGTCGGGATCAAGGCTCTGGTGACCTCAGAGACCTTCCGTAACAGACATTACTACGAGAAGCTCCTGCAGATTGTCCCAGATCTGGACAAATTTTCTCCAGGACAGATTCACAGCAAGAAACTTCCTTTCCTCCAAAGTGTAATAATTAACTCGGAGAAAAACTTCCCGGGTGCCCTACGACTTTCCGATGTTGAATCTTTGGCCACAGCTTCCCAAATCATTCAAATTGAGGATCAGCAGAAAAGTATCAGTCCAGATAGTGGATTCACCATTCTCTTTACTTCCGGGACAACGGGAATGCCAAAAGCTGCTCTCTTGAAGCATTTTGGCATAGTTAACAATGCTATGGATGTTGGGAGGCGCAATGAattggaaaataagaaaatctgtATGCAAGTTCCATTCTTTCATGTATTTGGAATATCACTAACCATCATGGCTAGTTTATCTACCCAAGCAAATGTTGTTCTTCCATCGATTGTCTATAACCCAGATAAATCTCTTCTTGCGATTAGAAATGAAGAATGTCAAGTGATTTATGGTACCCCAACGATGTACGTGGACTTAGTGAACAAACAGAGCGAAAGAATGTTTGATCTTAAAGCAGAAATTGCGGTGACTGGAGGAGCACTGTGCTCTCCGCAGCTCTGCATGGAGATAAAGGACGTATTGGgattaaaaaaagtaaag TCAGTTTACGGAATGACAGAAAAATCCGGTGTGAGCTTCAATACCCTTCCGGATGACACAGATGATCAGGTCCTGGAGTCAGTTGGACACGTTCAGGACAACATTGAGGTGAAGGTGATTGACAATGAGGGAAATCTGGTGCCTTTTGGAGTGCCAGGAGAGCTCTGTGTCCGCGGATACTTCACAATGTTGGGCTACTGGGACGATGAGGAAAAGACCAGGGAGACACTGGGAAAGGATGGATGGCTGAGGACTGGAGATCAGTTTGTGCTACAGGCAGATGGATATGGGAAGATCGTGGGGAGACTGAAGGAGATGATCATCAGGGGAGGAGAGAACATTTTCCCCAAAGAAATTGAGAACTTCCTGGCCACATGCCCTCAAATAGCCGAAGCTCACATCGTGGGCGTTCCGGATGAGCGTCTGGGCGAGGAATTGTGTGCTTTTGTGCGTCTCCGAGCAGAATCTGGCTCCTTCACTGAAAACGACATCAAGGACTTTTGCAAAGGGAAgatttcttttcacaaaatccCAAGATACATTGAAATTGTCACAGACTTCCCCAAAACTCTTTCAGGGAAAATCCAGAAGTTCAAGCTTCAGCAGTGGTATATGGAAAAGCACAGCAAGGACAATATATTAAGAGAACATATTATATGA